DNA sequence from the Salifodinibacter halophilus genome:
GATTTTTCTGCTGCGGCGGCGTCGGCAGGGGGATGCTGTGCTCGCGGGTGAGGTAGCGGAACCGATCTTCGGTCGCGTCAACGCAGACCGGCGGCGGGTTATTGCGCCAATCCGGCAGCAGTGTATCCAGCGGTTGGGTTTCGATGACGGCGCCGGATAGGGTATGCCCACCGATTTCGGCGGCCTTTTCCAAGACACAAACTTCTTTGTGCGGCGCGTTTTGCTTGGCGCGAATAGCCGCTGTCAGCCCGGCCGGGCCGGCCCCGACGACTACGGCGTCGTACTCGAGTACATCGCGCTCGCTCATGGGATCGACGGTGCGTTAGCGCTCATCCACCCATTATATCTGGTGCCGGTGTACGTCGATGTGGCGTGATGGCCAGAAAGTGCAACAAAGCCGGTTGAGCCGGCAATCATGTCGACCCTGAGTGGTTTTTCATCGACAAGGCAAGTGGATGCGTGGCGGCTGAGCGATGAACGTATCAGCGTGTGCCGATGATATAGGCAGCGTGTACTACGCCGGGAATATAGCCACAGATCGTCAGCAAAATGTTGATCCAGAACTGAAGGCCGAGGCCGACCTGCAGCAAAACGCCAAGCGGTGGCAGGAGTATCGAGAAAATGATGCGAACGAGGTCCACGACGCACTCAGTTGAAAAACGCGTGCTCA
Encoded proteins:
- a CDS encoding YqaE/Pmp3 family membrane protein; this encodes MDLVRIIFSILLPPLGVLLQVGLGLQFWINILLTICGYIPGVVHAAYIIGTR